A region of Micromonospora sp. WMMD882 DNA encodes the following proteins:
- a CDS encoding bifunctional [glutamine synthetase] adenylyltransferase/[glutamine synthetase]-adenylyl-L-tyrosine phosphorylase: MTRSTRSQRLARYGFGVTDDGGVGAADLLGPDGLALWRPETQEPADERAAELLTALSRAADPDLALRQLHRIVEAERRDSGRTAAGGPSALLDALHADAGLRRRVVAVLGASSALGDHLVANPDQWRVLATTPGGLAPTADGRLGPLGPGQPIPALRSAYRLALLRIAAADLTGGRGLEQTMAALSALADATLVAAYDIAVAELPDGAPSPGLAVVAMGKCGGGELNYVSDVDVIFVADDDADLTVATTVATRLIHICGLVAWPVDAALRPEGNRGPLVRTMASHLAYYRRWARTWEFQALLKARPAAGDLALAQEWIDQLAPLLWRAAERPEAVSDVRSMRRKIIDNIPPKEQEREIKRGPGGLRDIEFAVQLLQLVHGRGDESLREPGTIPALRALVAGGYVGRADGEGLLRGYRFLRGVEHRLQLQGLRRTHTVPADPAALRWLATSLGYTATPGRSAVEAFRAEWVTHATEVRRLHAKLLYRPLLESVARVPADGLRLTPEAARHRLEILGFADPAGALRHLQALTGGVSRTAAIQRTLLPVLLSDFADAPEPDRGLLNYRQVSDKLGSTPWYLRVLRDEGPVARRLARVLSLSRYATDLLAREPEALRMLAEESDLAARPRDVLCDGFVAAAARHTDPVQATHAVRALRRRELVRIACADVLSRAGSLAPRAARDTPTDVTTVGAALAAVTDATLTAALRTARAARPGPPGLRFAVIGMGRLGGYESNYLSDADVLFVYDPPPGAEESTASAAAHAVAEELRRLLGMPAPDPALGVDADLRPEGRQGPLVRSLAAYAQYYARWSRVWEAQALLRARFVCGDADLGAEFEAMIEPVRYPAGGLTREQVVEIRRIKARVETERLPRGADPATHTKLGRGGLADVEWAVQLLQLRHAGDTPELRGTRTLGALAAARDAGLLDPADADAMAAGWTMAAQVRNALTLVRGRAGDQLPRHGVELAGVVRLLGADDPGEFLNEYLHVARHSRTAMEHVLDA; encoded by the coding sequence ATGACCAGATCGACCAGATCCCAGCGGCTGGCCCGGTACGGCTTCGGCGTCACCGACGACGGCGGGGTCGGCGCGGCCGACCTGCTCGGCCCGGACGGGCTCGCGCTGTGGCGGCCCGAGACGCAGGAACCGGCCGACGAGCGGGCCGCCGAGCTGCTCACCGCGCTGTCCCGGGCCGCCGACCCGGACCTGGCCCTGCGTCAACTGCACCGGATCGTCGAGGCGGAACGCCGCGACAGCGGCCGCACGGCGGCCGGCGGGCCGTCGGCGCTGCTGGACGCGTTGCACGCCGACGCGGGGCTGCGGCGTCGGGTGGTGGCCGTGCTGGGCGCCTCGTCGGCGCTCGGCGACCACCTGGTGGCGAACCCGGACCAGTGGCGGGTGCTCGCCACCACGCCCGGGGGCCTGGCCCCGACCGCCGACGGGCGACTCGGGCCGCTCGGCCCGGGCCAGCCGATCCCGGCGCTGCGCTCGGCGTACCGGCTGGCGTTGTTGCGGATCGCGGCGGCGGACCTGACCGGCGGCCGGGGGCTGGAGCAGACCATGGCCGCGCTGTCGGCGCTGGCCGACGCCACCCTGGTCGCCGCCTACGACATCGCGGTGGCCGAGCTGCCCGATGGGGCCCCGTCGCCCGGGCTGGCGGTGGTGGCGATGGGCAAGTGCGGCGGCGGCGAGCTGAACTACGTCTCCGACGTCGACGTGATCTTCGTGGCCGACGACGACGCCGACCTGACCGTCGCCACCACGGTCGCCACCCGGCTGATCCACATCTGTGGGCTGGTCGCCTGGCCGGTGGACGCCGCGTTGCGCCCGGAGGGCAACCGGGGACCGCTGGTGCGGACCATGGCCAGCCACCTCGCCTACTACCGGCGGTGGGCGCGCACCTGGGAGTTCCAGGCCCTGCTGAAGGCCCGCCCGGCCGCCGGTGACCTGGCCCTGGCGCAGGAGTGGATCGACCAGCTCGCGCCGCTGCTGTGGCGGGCGGCCGAGCGGCCGGAGGCGGTCTCCGACGTCCGGTCCATGCGTCGCAAGATCATCGACAACATCCCGCCGAAGGAGCAGGAACGCGAGATCAAGCGCGGTCCGGGCGGGTTGCGCGACATCGAGTTCGCCGTGCAGTTGCTGCAACTGGTGCACGGCCGGGGCGACGAGTCGCTGCGTGAGCCGGGCACCATCCCGGCGCTGCGCGCCCTGGTCGCCGGCGGCTACGTCGGCCGGGCCGACGGCGAGGGGCTGCTGCGCGGGTACCGCTTCCTGCGCGGCGTCGAGCACCGCCTCCAGCTCCAGGGCCTGCGCCGCACCCACACCGTGCCCGCCGACCCGGCCGCGCTGCGCTGGCTGGCCACGTCGCTCGGCTACACGGCCACCCCGGGCCGCAGCGCCGTCGAGGCGTTCCGCGCCGAGTGGGTCACCCACGCCACCGAGGTACGGCGACTGCACGCCAAACTGCTCTACCGTCCGCTGCTGGAGTCGGTCGCCCGGGTGCCCGCCGACGGGTTGCGGCTCACCCCGGAGGCGGCCCGGCACCGGCTGGAGATCCTCGGGTTCGCCGACCCGGCCGGGGCGCTGCGCCACCTCCAGGCCCTCACCGGCGGGGTCAGCCGCACCGCCGCCATCCAGCGCACCCTGCTGCCGGTGCTGCTCAGCGACTTCGCCGACGCCCCGGAGCCGGACCGGGGCCTGCTCAACTACCGGCAGGTCTCCGACAAGCTCGGCAGCACCCCCTGGTACCTGCGGGTGCTGCGGGACGAGGGGCCGGTGGCCCGCCGGCTGGCCCGGGTGCTGTCGCTGTCCCGGTACGCCACCGACCTGCTCGCCCGGGAGCCGGAGGCGCTGCGCATGCTGGCCGAGGAGAGCGACCTCGCGGCGCGCCCGCGCGACGTGCTCTGCGACGGGTTCGTCGCCGCCGCCGCCCGGCACACCGACCCGGTGCAGGCCACCCACGCGGTGCGCGCGCTGCGTCGCCGGGAGCTGGTCCGGATCGCCTGCGCGGACGTGCTCAGCCGGGCCGGCTCGCTGGCCCCGCGCGCCGCCCGGGACACCCCGACCGACGTCACCACCGTCGGCGCGGCCCTCGCGGCGGTCACCGACGCCACCCTCACCGCCGCGCTGCGCACCGCCCGGGCCGCCCGCCCCGGGCCGCCCGGCCTGCGGTTCGCGGTGATCGGCATGGGCCGCCTCGGCGGGTACGAGTCGAACTACCTCTCCGACGCCGACGTGCTGTTCGTCTACGACCCGCCGCCCGGGGCGGAGGAGAGCACGGCCAGCGCCGCCGCGCACGCGGTCGCCGAGGAGCTGCGCCGGCTGCTCGGCATGCCCGCCCCCGACCCGGCGCTCGGCGTGGACGCCGACCTGCGCCCGGAGGGCCGCCAGGGCCCGCTGGTCCGCAGCCTCGCCGCCTACGCCCAGTACTACGCCCGCTGGTCACGGGTGTGGGAGGCGCAGGCGCTGCTGCGGGCCCGGTTCGTCTGCGGGGACGCCGACCTCGGCGCCGAGTTCGAGGCGATGATCGAGCCGGTCCGCTACCCGGCCGGCGGGCTCACCCGGGAACAGGTCGTCGAGATCCGGCGGATCAAGGCGCGGGTGGAGACCGAACGCCTGCCCCGGGGCGCCGACCCGGCCACCCACACCAAACTCGGCCGGGGCGGGCTCGCCGACGTCGAGTGGGCGGTGCAGCTCCTCCAGCTCCGGCACGCCGGGGACACCCCCGAGCTGCGCGGCACCCGTACCCTCGGGGCGCTGGCGGCGGCCCGGGACGCCGGCCTGCTCGACCCGGCCGACGCCGACGCGATGGCCGCCGGGTGGACCATGGCCGCGCAGGTCCGCAACGCGTTGACGCTGGTCCGGGGCCGGGCCGGCGACCAACTGCCCCGGCACGGGGTGGAGCTGGCCGGGGTGGTGCGCCTGCTCGGCGCGGACGACCCGGGGGAGTTCCTCAACGAGTACCTGCACGTCGCCCGACACTCCCGTACCGCGATGGAACACGTCCTCGATGCCTGA
- the mptB gene encoding polyprenol phosphomannose-dependent alpha 1,6 mannosyltransferase MptB → MQTTDAPPDAGRLRLVRWGGFTGAALLAVAGWLGGVRPEFTAAVTPVSIWRGGHGPLLLAAWLVGTAVLVAAWWGGRRAVGSTRWAYLTVALWALPLLVTVPLGSRDVYSYACQGWVYADGGDPYAGGVAAAGCPWLDAISPIWRDTPAPYGPVFVLLAGAAAALGGSLVGTVALLRVVAVAGVLLAAGCLPGLARAVGASPGRAVWLVLACPLVGVHLVAGAHNDAVMVGLLLAGLLLVVRHPGRRLRLLAGGALLGLAVAVKATAVVAVPFAALAAVAGVLTVRALLRDGGWVAGGAAGALLGVSMVSGLGLGWVGGLAHSGDSQQWTSPPTAVGFTVNYAGRLLGRDPDAVPIARAVAVLALVGLLVALWLWACASLRRPAATRRAETATGQAAETVAGPGTVRPGAAGTEAARPTGVRARVALTGAGLALAATVALAPVFHPWYAVWPLAVLAVCATRTTWFLLPCAVASFLTLPDGTNLARFSKAPGALLMTAGVLWLLARTVPLLASRARPGPPPAARP, encoded by the coding sequence GTGCAGACGACCGACGCCCCGCCCGACGCGGGGCGGCTCCGGCTGGTCCGCTGGGGCGGGTTCACCGGCGCGGCGCTGCTCGCGGTGGCCGGCTGGCTGGGCGGGGTGCGCCCGGAGTTCACCGCCGCCGTCACCCCGGTCAGCATCTGGCGGGGCGGGCACGGCCCGCTGCTGCTGGCCGCCTGGCTGGTCGGCACCGCCGTCCTGGTCGCCGCCTGGTGGGGTGGGCGGCGCGCCGTCGGGTCGACCCGCTGGGCGTACCTGACCGTCGCGCTGTGGGCGCTGCCGCTGCTGGTCACCGTGCCGTTGGGCAGCCGCGACGTCTACTCGTACGCCTGCCAGGGCTGGGTGTACGCCGACGGCGGCGACCCGTACGCCGGTGGGGTGGCCGCCGCCGGCTGCCCCTGGCTGGACGCGATCTCGCCGATCTGGCGGGACACCCCCGCCCCGTACGGGCCGGTGTTCGTGCTGCTCGCCGGGGCTGCCGCCGCCCTCGGCGGCTCGCTTGTCGGCACGGTCGCGCTGCTGCGGGTGGTAGCCGTGGCCGGGGTGCTGCTCGCCGCCGGCTGCCTGCCCGGGCTGGCCCGGGCCGTCGGGGCGTCGCCGGGGCGGGCGGTCTGGCTGGTGCTGGCCTGCCCGCTGGTCGGGGTGCACCTGGTCGCCGGTGCGCACAACGACGCGGTGATGGTCGGCCTGCTGCTGGCCGGTCTGCTGCTGGTGGTCCGGCATCCCGGCCGGCGGCTCCGGCTGCTGGCCGGCGGGGCGCTGCTCGGCCTGGCCGTGGCGGTGAAGGCCACCGCCGTGGTGGCGGTGCCGTTCGCCGCGCTCGCCGCCGTGGCGGGCGTCCTCACGGTACGGGCGCTGCTGCGCGACGGCGGCTGGGTGGCCGGCGGGGCGGCCGGGGCGCTGCTGGGCGTCTCGATGGTCTCCGGGCTCGGCCTCGGCTGGGTCGGCGGGTTGGCCCACAGCGGCGACTCGCAGCAGTGGACCTCCCCGCCGACCGCCGTCGGTTTCACCGTGAACTACGCCGGACGCCTGCTGGGCCGGGACCCGGACGCCGTGCCGATCGCCCGGGCGGTGGCGGTGCTGGCGCTGGTCGGGCTGCTGGTGGCGCTCTGGCTGTGGGCCTGCGCCAGCCTGCGCCGACCCGCCGCGACCCGGCGGGCGGAGACGGCGACCGGGCAGGCGGCGGAGACGGTGGCCGGGCCGGGGACGGTCCGACCGGGGGCGGCCGGAACGGAGGCGGCCCGGCCGACCGGGGTCCGGGCCCGGGTGGCGCTGACCGGGGCCGGGCTGGCGTTGGCCGCCACGGTGGCCCTGGCTCCGGTGTTCCACCCGTGGTACGCGGTCTGGCCGCTGGCCGTGCTGGCGGTCTGCGCCACCCGGACCACCTGGTTCCTGCTGCCCTGCGCGGTGGCGTCCTTCCTCACCCTGCCCGACGGCACCAACCTGGCCCGGTTCAGCAAGGCCCCCGGCGCGCTCCTGATGACCGCCGGTGTCCTCTGGTTGCTGGCGCGGACGGTTCCCCTTCTCGCGTCCCGGGCGCGTCCGGGGCCACCGCCTGCCGCGCGACCCTGA